In Acidimicrobiales bacterium, the following proteins share a genomic window:
- a CDS encoding magnesium transporter yields the protein MPRLRPPVPVQGLQRPRPLQRLVSLLGPDLAGARQSLVALGVSLLASFVAGLTLGSIESTLVALPGLLVLVPAAIGMRGTIFGALGSRLSTTIHTGTFGLSRRPDTVVGQNVLASVVLSLSTALALAFMAKGVAIAFGLPGTISIPDLVVISVLAGIMSSIVVLVLTVALAAGSVRKGWDMDNVMAPVITAAGDMVTLPAIFLSTLLVSIDVVTPVLATVLTALSLTTLVIGLRSKLVILHRVLIESLPVVLLAGLVGLVAGITIEKRLDSFIEFPALLIVVPPFLASAGALGGILSSRLTSALHLGTIRASRVPEGRARSDIALTFVLAVPLFVLVSVVVDIGAVVTGLASPGWLRMLGVTLIGGVLATCFVVLVAYYGALAALRLHVDPDTYGIPLVTSSVDLVGAFALILAIVAVGIG from the coding sequence ATGCCCCGCCTGCGACCACCCGTGCCCGTGCAGGGGCTCCAGCGACCCCGGCCCCTGCAACGGCTGGTCAGCCTCCTCGGACCCGACCTCGCCGGGGCCCGACAGAGCCTGGTGGCCTTGGGAGTCTCGCTCCTGGCCAGCTTCGTGGCCGGTCTCACCCTCGGCTCGATCGAGTCGACCCTGGTCGCCCTTCCCGGCCTCCTCGTGCTCGTGCCGGCCGCCATCGGCATGCGGGGGACGATCTTCGGCGCCCTCGGCAGCCGGCTCAGCACCACCATCCACACCGGCACCTTCGGCCTGAGCCGCCGGCCGGACACCGTCGTCGGCCAGAACGTGCTCGCCTCTGTGGTCCTCTCGCTCTCGACCGCACTGGCGCTGGCGTTCATGGCCAAGGGCGTGGCGATCGCGTTCGGGCTCCCCGGCACGATCTCGATCCCCGACCTGGTGGTCATCTCGGTCCTCGCCGGGATCATGTCGTCGATCGTGGTGCTGGTGCTCACCGTGGCCCTGGCGGCCGGCTCGGTCCGCAAGGGCTGGGACATGGACAACGTGATGGCCCCGGTCATCACCGCAGCGGGCGACATGGTGACGCTTCCCGCGATCTTCCTCTCCACGCTGCTGGTGAGCATCGACGTCGTCACTCCCGTGCTCGCCACCGTCCTCACGGCGCTCTCGCTGACCACCTTGGTGATCGGCCTGCGCTCGAAGCTGGTGATCCTCCACCGCGTCCTCATCGAGTCGCTCCCCGTCGTCCTGTTGGCCGGCCTCGTCGGACTCGTCGCCGGCATCACCATCGAGAAGCGGCTGGACAGCTTCATCGAGTTCCCTGCGCTGCTGATCGTGGTACCCCCGTTCCTGGCCAGCGCCGGCGCACTCGGGGGGATCCTCTCCAGCCGCCTCACCAGTGCCCTCCACCTGGGCACCATCCGGGCCAGCCGGGTGCCGGAGGGGCGGGCGCGCAGCGACATCGCCCTGACGTTCGTCCTCGCCGTGCCGCTGTTCGTGCTGGTCTCGGTGGTGGTCGACATCGGGGCCGTCGTGACCGGGCTGGCCAGCCCCGGTTGGCTCCGCATGCTGGGCGTGACCCTCATCGGCGGCGTCCTCGCCACCTGCTTCGTGGTGCTCGTGGCGTACTACGGCGCCCTCGCCGCCCTTCGCCTGCACGTCGACCCCGACACCTACGGCATCCCGCTCGTCACCTCGTCGGTCGACCTCGTCGGCGCCTTCGCCCTGATCCTCGCCATCGTCGCCGTCGGCATCGGTTGA